A genome region from Brassica oleracea var. oleracea cultivar TO1000 chromosome C2, BOL, whole genome shotgun sequence includes the following:
- the LOC106326320 gene encoding uncharacterized protein LOC106326320, producing the protein MEEYAAKKLMKMPTQIIKIEEPEKDPKAGAKVKPYDLTELNILQYAYKYFNIFKGLVVDLIFTFQQRAESKRFFSELKPDEALRILEVELNFIYEALYTKAEILHNWIGVIFRFIALGCLIAALRIFQYKDKKDYGRFDVGLTYALLIGGIALDCISLIMFCLSDWTFVRLRKMKDEVDDPDTKLDNFLNWILGARGLKTEKYKCFKPSKDEDNKVNWFDKDEDVEKDRTDKTCHEVLDTFFMVRRWSEYVHAHNLLEYCRSITPKRIHHTKGFIHMSFDWFIKVFRIGVVFEAIGKAIAFCFHSIKQAGHNVYKWFDNKISVLCKNRKWLKEDYIRSWIYWTFVIFHLLGYLTRKFMDFFGIQAQFEEIIYTSSDRVTLDLWEHIFGEVLKKSRFADDSESAMRVSSARGDWSLRDIQGEDRETEKKRERLLRYVMEMDYDQSLLVWHIATELLYQSEPATEESHSDREFSKILSDYMMYLMMMQPTLMSAVVGIGKIRFRDTCEEAKRFFKRRHIESRDIKKASEAILSVTAPAKAEPIDVKGDRSKSVLFDGSMLAKELKGLKELQELKDGLKEVKGEAYMWEVVNKVWAELLCYAATKCGAIEHAAQLSKGGELISFVWLLMAHFGLGDQFQINQGDARAKLVIGK; encoded by the coding sequence ATGGAGGAATACGCGGCTAAGAAGCTTATGAAGATGCCTACACAGATTATCAAGATCGAGGAGCCTGAGAAAGATCCAAAAGCCGGTGCTAAGGTTAAGCCTTACGACCTCACTGAGCTTAATATTCTCCAGTATGCTTATAAGTACTTCAACATCTTCAAAGGTCTTGTGGTTGATCTTATCTTCACCTTTCAACAACGAGCTGAAAGCAAGCGATTCTTTAGCGAACTAAAACCAGATGAAGCGCTAAGAATCTTGGAGGTTGAGCTCAACTTCATCTACGAAGCTCTTTACACAAAAGCTGAGATTCTTCATAATTGGATAGGAGTCATCTTCAGGTTCATTGCTCTTGGATGCCTTATAGCAGCTCTCCGCATCTTCCAATACAAAGACAAGAAAGACTATGGAAGATTTGATGTTGGCCTTACTTATGCATTGCTGATAGGAGGAATAGCTCTGGATTGCATTTCTCTTATCATGTTCTGTCTGTCTGACTGGACCTTTGTCAGGCTGAGGAAGATGAAGGACGAGGTTGATGATCCTGACACTAAGTTGGACAACTTTCTTAACTGGATTCTTGGAGCCAGGGGATTGAAGACGGAGAAGTACAAATGCTTCAAACCGTCTAAGGATGAGGACAACAAAGTTAACTGGTTCGACAAGGACGAAGACGTTGAGAAGGATAGAACGGACAAAACGTGTCATGAAGTCCTTGACACTTTCTTTATGGTACGTAGGTGGTCTGAGTACGTACATGCACACAACTTGCTAGAGTATTGTCGTTCAATAACGCCAAAGCGGATCCATCACACCAAGGGTTTCATACACATGTCCTTTGACTGGTTTATCAAGGTTTTTCGCATTGGAGTTGTCTTTGAAGCCATTGGAAAAGCAATTGCATTCTGTTTCCACAGTATAAAGCAAGCGGGTCATAATGTTTACAAGTGGTTTGACAATAAGATAAGTGTTTTATGCAAGAACAGAAAATGGTTAAAGGAAGATTATATTAGGAGTTGGATCTATTGGACGTTCGTCATTTTTCATCTTCTTGGTTATCTGACAAGAAAGTTCATGGACTTCTTTGGGATACAAGCTCAGTTTGAGGAGATTATCTACACATCAAGTGATCGTGTCACTCTTGATCTGTGGGAGCATATATTTGGAGAGGTTTTGAAGAAATCCCGTTTCGCTGACGACTCGGAAAGCGCCATGAGGGTCTCTTCAGCTAGAGGTGACTGGAGTCTGCGTGACATACAAGGTGAAGACAGAGAGACAGAGAAAAAGCGTGAGAGGCTTCTACGCTATGTGATGGAAATGGACTATGATCAGAGTCTTCTTGTGTGGCATATTGCAACTGAGCTCTTATACCAATCAGAACCAGCCACTGAAGAGAGTCATAGTGATCGTGAGTTTAGTAAAATCCTTTCAGACTACATGATGTACCTCATGATGATGCAACCTACTTTGATGTCAGCTGTTGTGGGTATTGGAAAGATAAGATTCAGGGATACATGCGAGGAGGCTAAGAGGTTTTTCAAGAGAAGGCATATCGAATCCAGAGACATAAAGAAGGCTAGTGAGGCGATTTTATCTGTGACGGCTCCAGCAAAAGCTGAACCTATTGACGTGAAAGGTGATAGGAGCAAGTCGGTGCTGTTTGATGGGAGCATGTTGGCCAAAGAGCTTAAGGGTTTAAAAGAGCTTCAAGAGTTAAAGGATGGCTTGAAGGAGGTCAAGGGAGAGGCATACATGTGGGAAGTAGTGAACAAAGTGTGGGCTGAGTTGCTTTGTTATGCAGCAACTAAGTGTGGCGCTATAGAACACGCAGCTCAGCTAAGCAAAGGTGGAGAACTCATCAGCTTTGTGTGGCTGTTGATGGCTCATTTTGGACTAGGAGATCAGTTCCAGATCAACCAAGGAGATGCTAGAGCTAAACTGGTTATAGGCAAGTGA